From Vanrija pseudolonga chromosome 1, complete sequence, a single genomic window includes:
- the SPCC126.01c gene encoding putative WD repeat-containing protein, whose translation MQTNDTGLIFQSSRQLAEASNRERKIIAAEGIGNPIKVSSKVLDLVIRDQDGWTAESGWQARRLDLNTGKTRMLYKGHKGPVTSLSLHQVPGDKPWLALLTGSWDKTIRVWDALSGDLVGVLEGHTDFVKSVTVLPTVPPFLLSTSSDRTFRLWDLSPLENRKLPTARQTVKEHTRPVETASFEVSSHKEPTERTVDVWTADSLGAIKQWSVKQIVPSSSAPLTFVIDKESHETSVSQVVAVDDGLWSASMDNTAKLQGPSSQKLVHPSYVKSILPNPQGLPYIVTGCEDENIRLWDANNLDSKPKPLSIVEGHCGEVSALDVWIKDEDGKKVVNIVSASLDGTLRRWTIQELLNPPKLNYEPVKDTNEVGLTEEEERELAELMSDSD comes from the exons ATGCAAACCAACGACACTGGGCTGATCTTCCAGTCCTCAAGGCAACTGGCGGAAGCCTCGAACAGGGAGAGGAAGATTATTGCTGCTGAAGGCATTGGAAACCCCATCAAGGTCAGCAGCAAGGTCTTGGACCTGGTGATTCGCGATCAAGATGGTTGGACGGCCGAGTCGGGCTGGCAGGCTCGACGCTTGGACCTCAAT ACCGGGAAGACTCGAATGCTCTATAAGGGCCATAAAGGACCAGTGACATCGCTCAGCCTCCACCAGGTTCCAGGCGACAAACCTTGGTTGGCGCTCCTCACCGGATCTTGGGATAAGACAATCCGTGTTTGGGATGCCCTG TCCGGGGATCTGGTTGGTGTTCTCGAGGGTCACACCGACTTTGTGAAGTCGGTGACCGTGCTGCCTACTGTGCCTCCCTTCCTActctcgacgtcgtccgACAGGACCTTCCGCCTTTGGGACCTGTCACCCTTGGAGAATCGAAAGCTTCCCACAGCCCGCCAGACTGTGAAGGAGCATACGCGCCCTGTCGAGACGGCATCGTTTGAAGTTTCATCGCACAAGGAGCCGACAGAAAGAACTGTGGATGTGTGGACTGCCGACTCGTTAGGTGCAATCAAGCAGTGGAGTGTGAAGCAG ATCGTTCCTAGTTCATCTGCCCCCTTGACGTTTGTCATTGACAAGGAGAGCCACGAAACGAGTGTCTCccaagtcgtcgccgtggACGACGGCCTTTGGAGCG CGTCCATGGACAACACTGCCAAGCTGCAAGGCCCATCCTCTCAGAAGCTGGTTCACCCCAGCTATGTCAAATCGATTCTGCCAAACCCCCAGGGACTTCCTTACATTGTCACTGGGTGCGAAGACGAAAACATTCGCCTGTGGGACGCCAACAATCTCGATTCCAAGCCAAAGCCGCTGTCAATCGTTGAAGGGCACTGCGGTGAGGTTTCCGCACTTGACGTCTGGATCAAGGATGAAGATGGCAAGAAGGTCGTCAACATTGTGTCCGCCAGTCTGGACGGAACGTTGAGGAGATGGACCATTCAAG AACTTCTGAATCCCCCCAAGCTCAACTATGAGCCAGTCAAGGACACGAACGAGGTCGGCTTgaccgaggaagaggagagggaactcgccgagctcatgtCAGATAGCGATTGA
- the EDE1 gene encoding EH domain-containing and endocytosis protein 1 produces the protein MAVPTAQEQQYYDQLFDLVDKDGSGILPGSEAFPFLTSSGLPQQTLGEVWAIADPDNNGFLTKDGLYKVARLVGWMQSGKQSQVEPSLVNKPGPYPKFAGYPPPPVAPQLTGTASPTPPGGAHGLPPLTPSDRAQFTRIFAGTGPVNGLVAGDKARDVFLKSQLSYDKLGLIWNLADTQQRGALDLTDFVIGMWLIRSAMANPSAVLPQTLPPGAYETASGGRAPPRPTSPLSHQHTGGTSSPIQRQLTGTLQPQVTGQNFGAPLGTPPRSNTLTPSRQSTGPAAFGSTPVSSSASALPWDVTAEAKATSDRFFTQLDSQNRGVIEGDVAVPFMLQSQLDEGTLASIWDLSDIREEGKLDRDEFAVAMYLINSKLTGKELPTALPLSLVPPSLRAQHGRAAAQAPPADNTKDLFDLFDEAPETTDNAAPPAAAFLPLPPSRRATQEPSRQTSRAVVSPSNLSARPAFALPLAQPGNDLLGDDGVETAATSALDKSAELGNKKNQLDNTARSVTALEKDHAELESQTASNAQALEKLESDLTAARGKHDTETKAVSDLRIRVGEQAAKLKQLQADVISAESDLTAMRLEKDELEQSLLRDKEEVRSLQKRMKEVEDEKTGLKLLLDKTKKDARQQKGMVTIAKKQLSTAESSRDSVQQDVRLAEHELEEATAARAEGVASPSSATSAAAVPLPHTPQTLSPEPTGVSQRSNNPFDRFSRSSLSRATQSPELAPTTAAAFAGVGAGIVGGSAVAAAAALSGTAHSDAHPAHEEASEPADAAPEAEANVDPFNVPSDSTVPAADKIADESDPFGAAPVSTSHSDEHKLSHDATTSHGFGDSFGAPVDRAIQEPNGEQHFGTDHQAAPTDFDSAFADFDTPAEGVEGPADDALHLARPVVHDNAEPSVPADTLPVTADTLPVAAISHEAPEIAPASVPTATTSPIAATVAPPLPPAASHEPTPEPTAERAAHLDGGESSDEDEGPEDIEAPRRNYSSPPPDASTATSPASPREDRSTTEGPADEVHAKTRRSAPPPPVNRPPASGTQVPPTGTDIFDPFGAPVETESGAHQAPAPKSTQFDDEDDFDFTDLPPSHAEGQQGGAVSAFDDEFASFDDFASPASQVGTGSDNSNSLLQTYEVVSSKAGQHEADSGLDEWGVSTAAALAAPAAAAPALSFDDAFGGDFSSSHPAPAPAPAASAPDLPKRPSLGTGVSDLPQADDLEDVKRLCAMGFPRSLVVEALDANGYDFQKALNVLLVK, from the exons ATGGCAGTCCCAACTGCCCAAGAGCAGCAGTACTACGACCAGCTcttcgacctcgtcgacaaggaTGGC AGCGGCATTCTCCCCGGATCTGAAGCGTTTCCGTTCTTGACCTCGTCTGGTCTGCCCCAACAGACTCTCGGTGAAGTCTGGGCTATTGCCGACCCCGATAACAATGGCTTCTTGACCAAGGATGGATTGTACAAGGTTGCGCGTCTCGTGGGTTGGATGCAGTCTGGCAAGCAATCCCAGGTGGAGCCTTCCCTCGTCAACAAACCTGGGCCGTACCCCAAGTTCGCCGGTtaccctcctcctccagtgGCACCGCAGCTTACTGGAACTGCTTCACCTACCCCTCCGGGAGGAGCGCACGGCCTTCCGCCCCTCACCCCGTCTGATCGCGCCCAGTTTACGCGCATCTTTGCTGGTACCGGACCGGTGAATGGCCTTGTGGCCGGTGACAAGGCTAGAGATGTCTTCCTGAAGAGCCAGCTCAGCTAtgacaagctcggcctcatcTG GAATCTCGCAGACACGCAGCAGCGTGGTGCTTTGGACCTGACCGACTTTGTTATCGGCATGTGGCTCATTCGGAGTGCAATGGCGAACCCATCCGCTGTCCTTCCTCAAACTCTCCCACCTGGCGCCTACGAGACGGCCTCTggaggtcgagctcctcctcgacctaCGAGCCCTTTGTCTCACCAACACACGGGTGGAACCTCCAGTCCCATCCAGAGGCAGCTCACGGGCACTCTTCAACCCCAAGTTACGGGCCAGAACTTTGGCGCACCTCTCGGAACCCCGCCACGATCAAACACTTTAACCCCCTCTCGGCAGTCAACCGGGCCAGCTGCCTTCGGGTCAACCCCTGTCTCCAGTTCCGCATCGGCCCTTCCGTGGGACGTTACGGCGGAAGCCAAAGCAACCTCGGATCGCTTCTTCACGCAGCTGGACAGTCAGAACAGGGGTGTTATTGAAGGAGACGTGGCCGTCCCGTTCATGCTCCAGAGCCAGCTGGACGAAGGCACTCTTGCCAGCATCTG GGACCTGTCCGACATCCGGGAGGAAGGCAAGCTGGATCGCGACGAGTTTGCTGTCGCCATGTATCTCATCAACTCCAAGCTGACCGGCAAGGAGTTGCCGACGGCTCTGCCTCTTAGCCTGGTACCACCCTCCCTCCGAGCTCAGCATGGCCGTGCAGCAGCGCAGGCGCCCCCCGCCGACAACACGAAGGACCTCTTCGATCTCTTTGACGAGGCACCGGAAACCACAGACAATGCTgctccgccggcggcggcgttcctgcccctgccccctTCCCGGAGGGCTACCCAGGAGCCGTCGCGGCAGACGTCGCGTGCTGTCGTTAGCCCGTCGAATCTCTCCGCACGCCCAGCCTTTG CCCTCCCTCTGGCCCAACCTGGCAATGACttgctcggcgacgatggTGTTGAGACTGCTGCAACTTCGGCGCTTGATAAATCTGCGGAACTGGGCAACAAGAAGAATCAGCTGGACAATACGGCACGATCTGTGACAGCCCTCGAAAAGGACCATGCGGAGCTGGAGAGCCAGACAGCTTCCAACGCGCAGGCCCTGGAGAAGCTGGAGAGCGATCTGACAGCCGCTCGTGGCAAGCATGACACGGAGACGAAAGCTGTGTCTGATCTTCGCATTCGTGTGGGCGAACAGGCTGCCAAGTTGAAGCAACTGCAAGCAGATGTCATCTCGGCCGAAAGCGACCTTACAGCAATGCGCCTTGAGAAggatgagctcgagcagAGCCTTCTCCGCGACAAGGAGGAAGTGCGCAGCCTGCAAAAGCGTATGAAGGaagtcgaggacgagaagacggGCCTCAAACTTCTTCTCGACAAGACCAAGAAGGACGCTCGGCAGCAGAAGGGCATGGTCACAATCGCCAAAAAGCAGCTATCCACTGCAGAGTCTTCGCGGGACTCTGTGCAGCAGGATGTTCGACTTGCCGAGCACGAGTTGGAAGAGGCTACCGCTGCGCGTGCTGAAGGTGTGGCATCGCCATCCTCGGCTACTTCCGCCGCTGCCGTACCGTTACCGCACACACCTCAGACACTTAGCCCCGAGCCAACTGGTGTCTCTCAGCGGTCCAACAACCCATTCGACCGTTTCAGTCGCTCGTCCTTGTCCCGAGCCACCCAGAGCCCTGAACTTGCGCCGACAACTGCCGCGGCGTTCGCGGGCGTTGGGGCTGGTATCGTTGGTGGCTcagctgtcgctgctgctgctgctctctCTGGCACAGCGCATTCCGATGCTCACCCCGCCCATGAAGAGGCATCGGAGCCTGCGGACGCTGCTcccgaggctgaggccaaTGTCGATCCATTCAATGTGCCGTCCGACTCTACGGTGCCTGCTGCCGACAAGATCGCGGACGAAAGCGATCCGTTTGGCGCAGCTCCTGTCTCTACCTCACACTCCGACGAGCACAAGCTGTCCCATGATGCGACGACCAGTCACGGCTTTGGGGACTCATTCGGAGCGCCTGTCGACAGGGCCATTCAGGAGCCGAACGGCGAGCAGCACTTCGGGACGGATCACCAGGCTGCGCCCACAGACTTCGACTCTGCTTTTGCTGACTTCGATACTCCTGCCGAAGGTGTGGAGGGTCCGGCAGACGATGCCCTTCACCTTGCTCGCCCTGTCGTGCATGACAACGCCGAGCCCTCCGTGCCCGCCGATACCCTGCCAGTCACCGCCGACACCCTGCCCGTCGCTGCAATCTCTCACGAAGCCCCAGAGATCGCGCCAGCGTCGGTTCCGACCGCTACGACTTCACCAATTGCGGCCACCGTCGCGCCACCTTTACCGCCCGCAGCATCGCATGAGCCGACGCCTGAGCCGACTGCTgaacgcgccgcgcacctcgacggAGGAGAGTCATCCGATGAAGATGAGGGCCCCGAAGACATCGAGGCCCCCCGTCGCAATTACAGCTCTCCTCCACCGGACGCGAGCACTGCAACGTCGCCAGCGTCCCCCAGAGAGGACCGGTCGACTACTGAAGGCcctgccgacgaggtccaCGCCAAAACTCGCCGTagcgctccgcctcccccggTTAACCGCCCACCTGCTTCGGGTACGCAGGTTCCTCCTACCGGAACCGATATCTTTGACCCGTTCGGAGCACCTGTGGAGACTGAGAGCGGCGCCCACCAGGCACCGGCACCGAAGAGCACGCAAttcgatgacgaggatgattTCGACTTTACCGACCTTCCTCCCTcccacgccgagggccagcagggcggcgccgtgtcTGCCTTCGATGACGAATTCGCTAGCTTTGACGACTTTGCCAGCCCGGCATCTCAGGTGGGCACCGGCTCCGACAACTCCAACTCGCTTCTTCAGACGTATGAGGTTGTCTCGTCGAAGGCTGGTCAGCACGAGGCAGACTCTGGCTTGGATGAGTGGGGTGTCAGCACGGCTGCTGCCCTGGCTGccccagctgctgctgcacccgCCCTGTCATTCGATGACGCGTTTGGCGGCGACTTCTCCTCGAG TCACCCCGCGCCAGCCCCGGCtccagcggcctcggcacctGACCTGCCCAAGAGGCCATCTCTCGGCACGGGTGTCAGCGACCTCCCCCAGGCCGACGATCTAGAGGATGTGAAGAGA CTCTGCGCTATGGGCTTCCCTCGTTCCCTGGTAGTTGAGGCTCTGGATGCCAACGGATACGACTTCCAGAAGGCCCTCAACGTGCTTCTTGTCAAGTAG
- the Derl2 gene encoding Derlin-2, whose amino-acid sequence MHIIWRPFTAFFFGGKGFPFLMNTMNLYQTSLALEKKTLFDRPAYVWTLLMLGTFILVLDAATVNMGILSHPLRNALIYIWCKEFPGTKMSIFGLVSVPTRLYPLVLAGLDFVLLGMSGFYAGLIGIIAGHLWWFISTYLPLHAPARLRRPNALGTPRWFRRLFVGSGSSTAGRTTSFSGGITATDYRDNQAGSAAAAVRHRWGSGQRLGGE is encoded by the exons ATGCACATT ATATGGCGACCATTTAccgccttcttcttcggtGGAAAGGGCTTCCCGTTCTTGATGAACACGATGAACCTATACCAGACATCTCTTGCCCTTGAGAAGAAGAC CTTGTTCGATCGCCCCGCCTATGTATGGACGTTGCTAATGTTGGGCACTTTCATTCTG gttctcgacgccgccacagTCAACATGGGCATTCTCTCCCACCCACTCCGCAATGCCCTCATCTACATCTGGTGCAAGGAGTTTCCAGGAACCAAGATGAGCATCTTTGGGCTTGTGTCCGTTCCTACGCGCT TGTATCCGTTGGTCCTGGCAGGACTGGACTTTGTCCTTCTGGGCATGAGCGGTTTCTACGCTGGGTTAATCGGCATCATTGCCGGACATCTTTG GTGGTTTATCTCAACCTACCTCCCGCTGCACGCCCCTGCGCGCTTGCGCCGCCCAAATGCTCTCGGTACGCCTCGTTGGTTCCGACGTCTTTTTGTTGGGAGCGGTAGCTCGACGGCCGGACGAACAACCAGCTTCTCGGGCGGCATCACTGCAACCGATTACCGGGACAACCAAGCCGGCTCAGCTGCCGCAGCTGTGCGCCATCGTTGGGGTTCTGGCCAGAGGCTCGGTGGAGAGTGA